The Anaerolineae bacterium region TAAACCTGTTTGAGCGGCTCGTCTTCTTGATTGGTGTACCAAACTTTCTCTTGACCGGCCAGGTGCAGCAAATCATCAGTCAGTTGCAAGTCCAGATGGTACACGCTGGCCCCGGGCAAACGGCCAAGCGCTTCCTGTTCCGTGCTAATCAAACCCCGGCAAAAGATTTCACGGTCATCCCAATTTGTTTCATCAAAGAAGTGGGATTCGGGAGAGGGGGAGGCCGGTTCGGGAGAGGGGGAAGCTGTGGAAGGAGATGGGGAAGTAGGGCTAACGGTAGGCGTATTTGTTGCCGCCGGGGGTTGAGTGGGTGTGGCCGGATTGGCCAGGGTGGAGAGATCGCTACTGGGGGTGGCGGTGGGGAGGCTCGACTGGCAAGCCGCCAGCGAGACCACGATCAGGATGAACAATAAAGGGAGATGAAGTCTCAGGAAGTGAAATTTCATGATAGATACCTTTTACCTTAACTCAACGTGTTTTTTTAATCCTGATAGCCTGTCCAAAAACTTTTAGAAGCCGTCTGACAAGCATGTCATTTCGAGGCCATAGGCCGAGAAATCCCCGAAATCTCGCTCGAAAACATTACGCCGTAGGATTTCTCGCTACGCTCGAAATGACATAGAAACTATGTCGGGCTTTTCAGACAGGCTCTTAGTGGGCTATGTATTTGCAAAACGGCTTATTCAACCTGCCGGTATAGAACAAAATACCAGCTTGGGGCTGCAGAGTCAAAAGAAAGTTCCAGCGGCGGTGCGGCGGGTTGGCCGGCCTCATTGAGCAATTGCAGCGTCCACGCGCCGCCCGACGAGTTGAGGGCCTGATATTTAATATTGCCGGCTTTGTAGTGCATGGCCCCGCTATTTTCCGTCCAGGCCCCGGCGCTGGCCGCGCTTTCAAGCTGCATGCCGCCGCTGTGAGCGCCCAACACGCGGTAGCCGCTCAAGGGCTGATTGTTGGCGTCGGTAACGGCAATGTAGACATCAAAATTTAACTGGCCGGTGGGGAACTTTTCGACTTCTGAGATGGTAAAAGCAAAACTGGGGACAGGCGTAGTCGTAGGGACAGATATGGCCGTCGGAGGAAGCGGGGATGGCGAGGGCGTGGCGGTAGGCGGCAAAGGGGTGGGGGAAGAAGGTAGGGGCGTGGGGGTAGCCGTATCAGGCGGAAGCGGCGTGGACGTGGCTGTCGGCGAGGGGGCTAAGGTGGCGGTAGCGCTGGCAGTGGGGAAAGGGATGACCGCGGGCGTGGCCGTCGTCAGCGCCAGGGAGCGGCGCGTTGGGCGCGGGGTGGGGGATGACGGGGCAGTCTGGGCCAGCCCCAGCCACAGGGTTAAACCAGACCCAAACGTCACTATGACCGCCAGGCAAAGCCCTAACAGAAAGATGGCACCCAGCAAAAAAAAGAGTCTATGTTTCTGTTTCAACTGGCCCACGTTCCGCCCATCCTTCTAAATTGGATTTGATTTGCCGCAAAAAACTCATCGCCCCAAAATTTGATACGTCCCCGACGACGGGCCGGCATTTAATTCGCGCCGGATTTGCATGTTGTAGCCCAAAACGGTTACGCAAGCGTTAGACGAAAGCGGGATGGTCTGCCCGTCAACCACCAATTTGGGATAATGGGTGGAGTTATCCAGATGACTCAAATCATCGGTGCAGACCCGAACCTGGGTCAGAGCCTGGTTGGGGATCAAAAAATGGGTAACGTCTCCGGTTAAAGCCCACTTTTCCACATTTTCGCCTGTATCTTCTGTTGACCGGCCTACTACTTCTAACCTGACGGCCCGGAGTCCGCTGCCGGACCCGGCGGTCAATTCAAGCTCTAGAAAATAGCTATAAAAATAGTTGTTGACCACCTCATTGGGAATAGCGGCCTTAAGGGTTTCAAATTGACCGGCGGCATAGGTATTGGTGCTGGAAGTTTCGGCCAGGCTCAAGCAGCGCGCCTGGCTGTGGTCGCAGCGTTTAAGGCGCACCTGCACCGCCCCCTGGTTGTCAAAATCTTCGCCAAAAACCGTCAGCCCGGTTAAAGTGCTTGGTTCAGGCAAAACCAGCGGCGCCACAAATAGATTGCTGCCAATGGCAATGCCCACCGGCTGCCGGCTGATGGTGAGAATTTGCCGCTGCGCGTCTTTTTGGTAAAGCGTATCTGGATTGACCGGCATAAAGGCCATGGCCGAAACGCTGAGATGGGTCGCCGGGTGGGCGACCACCGGCGGCGTTGGCGTAACCATAACTTGAAACGCCGGCGCAGCCATAGCCCCTTGCCCAGCCGGCAACAAACCGGCCATAAAGGTCAAGATAAAAAGAGTGACCAACAGAACGGTTAGCCAAATTTTATGGTTGTTCATTTTTTCCTCCATTAATCATCATAACGGGCAAAGATATTCCGGTAGGCTTCGGATGCTCGCATCAGGGTGTCGTGGTTGCCAACCATGGCCACCCGGCCTTTGCGCAAGACAATGATCAAATCGGCCCAGCGAATTTGGGAGAGACGATGGGTAATGAGCAGGGTGGTGCGGTTTTGGGCCGCCCGCTCAATGGCCTGTTGGATGTGGTCTTCGGTGGCGCTATCAATGGCGCTGGTGGAGTCGTCTAAAATCAGAATGCGGGGGTCGGTCAAAAAAGCGCGGGCCAGGGCCAAGCGCTGGCGCTGGCCGCCGGAGAGGGTGACGCCTCGCCCGCCGACCATGGTATCGTAACCGTCTCTGAACGAGGTAATAAAATCGTGGGCCTGGGCGGCTTTGGCCGCGGCCACAATTTCAGCCTGGGTCGCCTGGGGGCAGCCAAAGGCAATGTTTTCGGCAATAGTGCGCGAAAAAAGGTAGACGTCCTGCTCGATGACGGAAATTTGCCGCCGCAGCGCTTCCAGGTTCCAGCGGCGCACGTCAATGCCGCCAATCTTAATATAGCCGTTGGTGGCGTCGTAAGTGCGGTTGATCAGTTTGGCGATGGTGCTTTTGCCCGAGCCGGTCTGCCCCACAAGGGCCACGGTTTGGCCGGGTTTAATCTTAAAGCTGACTTCTACCAGGGCCGGGCTGGTGCCGTTATAAGTTGAGGTGACCCGGTCAAACTCAATGCTGCCGTCCATGTCCCGGTCATAACCGGCCACATTTTGGTCAAGCTCGGTTTGGACGTTGATAATTTCCAAAATGCGGCGGGCGCTGGATAGGCCCGTGGAAACGTGGGAATAGGCAAACTGGGCGGCAAAAGTGGGAAATTGGAAGAGCAGCAGCATTCCGTTAAAAGCCACTACATCGCCAATGCCAATCAGTCCCCGTTGGAACAGCAGGAGGCTGTGCAACAAGCCGGCGGCGTGCAATAAACCTAACAGTAATAACGGGAAAAATTTAGCCTCAACATCTCCCTGCCACACAAAGGCCTTGCGCCATTTACCCAGGGCCTGCTCAAAACGGTCAATCTCCCTGGTTTCCTGGGCCGCTCCTTTAACGGTTTCAACGCCGTCAATGGCTTCGGCCAGGGTGGCGTTGAGTTGACCAAACTCGTGGCGCACGGCTTCGGTGGCGGGGCGTAAATTCAGCAGGTAATCCCGCAGTAAAAAGACATACACCAGCAGATAGATAGAGGGCGTCAGCAGCAGTTGGGGCTGAATAGAGGGAACCAGGATGAAAGGAGCGATCATAAAATTCAAAGAGCCAATAACCAGATTCATGCCAGGGTTAAACAGCAGATTAACTTCCCGCACGTCGTTGGTGGCGCGGGCCATCAGGTCGCCGGTAGCCTGCTGGTCGTGAAACGACATACTTTTGCCGATGAGGCTCAGGTAGAGTTCGTCGCGGGTGTCTCGCTCGACCCGCTGGCCGATGACCTCGCTGCAAAAGTTACGCATGAGCATTAACCCCCCGCGGACAAATTGAGAGGCGATGAGGGTCAGGCCAACCCAGCCCAAAGCCTGGATGTCGCCCGAAGCCACAATAATGTCAAATCCCTGGCCAATGAGCACCGGCACCAGCCCCGCGCCCACGGCATTGCCCAGCGCGCCCACAAACACGCCCAGGATAAAAATTTTATGCCGCCACACGTGAGAAAAAATCCACCGCGCCGGGCTACGGCGATCCGATTGCCAGGGTTTGGCTATAGAGAATTCAGCGATGGTTAAGGCAGGCATTAGGATTCCTATTGGGCGTGCAGATTCACCTTGAGGGGAATGATAGATTTGAGAGAAGGCTTTGTCAAAGATAGGGAAGTAGCACAAATTTTATTTTTGCTCCGTTGGAGCGATGAAGGGACATCGGTGGCAATCCGCCTCGGTCAAGGGAAGATTTGAGAGAATGAATTTGTCTAAATCGGCTACAGCGTAATCCTGTCCGGCAGTATAAAATTTGATAAAGTGCGCACCGCTACTGATATGACCCAGGTCAACAGAATATACCCATCCTGAAGTTGAACCGACTACATTTATTTCGCAGTCAAACCGGTTCCAACTGTATTGATTTTTAGGATAAAAAGAAGCCCTGGGGATTACCTCGTTATCTATGTACACGTCAATGGGAACATTGGCTGCGGTGTTTTTGGAAAATCTTACTTGTAAATATAAGTGGTCAAATTCAAAGGAGCTAATATTATCATATCTTACATATCCTGGCTGTTTAGTCCAGCCGGGGGTGGCGCCAAATTGGCCATGCACCATTGTTTGGCAAGCATTGGCACGAGAAAGCCTTTGACCCACCGTGTAAGCAGCCGAGGTCTCACATTCTGTTTCATACAGCCAGGGCCAATTTTTCATCACCAGGGGCAGGTGAAGGGTGTAAGCCGGAGTAGACGTCATCTGAGCTGTATAATCCAACTTTATCGACCAGGGATGTGACCGGTTAAAGTTAGGGTCAGGGGCGGCCGATGACAGGTTTGATGATATTTGAGGTGTATTTTTTACATCTACTTGCTGAGTAATGAAGGTCCATGTGAAAAAAGCCAACAGGCTAATTGTGAGTATAAACGAGAAAAACTTTATCGCTTTCATTGTTTTTTTCCTTGTCTTGGCCAAACTACTGGCTAAAAACAATGTTATCCAGATAGACGACGCCTTCGGTCCCAGAAAGATTAGCATCAAAAACAAAGACTAATTCTCCCATTTCGGTA contains the following coding sequences:
- a CDS encoding ABC transporter ATP-binding protein gives rise to the protein MPALTIAEFSIAKPWQSDRRSPARWIFSHVWRHKIFILGVFVGALGNAVGAGLVPVLIGQGFDIIVASGDIQALGWVGLTLIASQFVRGGLMLMRNFCSEVIGQRVERDTRDELYLSLIGKSMSFHDQQATGDLMARATNDVREVNLLFNPGMNLVIGSLNFMIAPFILVPSIQPQLLLTPSIYLLVYVFLLRDYLLNLRPATEAVRHEFGQLNATLAEAIDGVETVKGAAQETREIDRFEQALGKWRKAFVWQGDVEAKFFPLLLLGLLHAAGLLHSLLLFQRGLIGIGDVVAFNGMLLLFQFPTFAAQFAYSHVSTGLSSARRILEIINVQTELDQNVAGYDRDMDGSIEFDRVTSTYNGTSPALVEVSFKIKPGQTVALVGQTGSGKSTIAKLINRTYDATNGYIKIGGIDVRRWNLEALRRQISVIEQDVYLFSRTIAENIAFGCPQATQAEIVAAAKAAQAHDFITSFRDGYDTMVGGRGVTLSGGQRQRLALARAFLTDPRILILDDSTSAIDSATEDHIQQAIERAAQNRTTLLITHRLSQIRWADLIIVLRKGRVAMVGNHDTLMRASEAYRNIFARYDD